The DNA region GGACTCAGCGACCATCCCCTGAAGCAGCGCCCGTGCCATTCACTACCGATTGCCGACTGCGCGCTTGCGGAGCCTACGCTCCTCCAACCTACTTGTCCGCATTCTCATGCTCCCGCTGTATCACGTCTTAGCAGTCGGTCTTGATGGCTCCTAATAGTCTCAGTGTTCGGTGCGGACCACCCGAAGTTCTGAAACAGGTAGACCGTAGCTGCGACAGCGTCCGCCTTCGAAGCCTGGAGAAGCTTGTCCGGCATATACTCCCGAGACTGAAAGTCAACTCGTTCTTGATTGCATCGATAGGTGCGCATGAAGGGAAGTCCGAGAGGTTCCTCAAGCCACAGGACTCGATTCGCCGTATGACGCAGGCTTACGCTGATTCTGACGCCATTCGCGTAGATTCCTTCGCTGTCACGAGCGAGCCGGGAAGCGAACTCAAAGATCTCGGTGAGTCTGTAGACCGCTCCAACGACGCTTAGGCGGCTTGCCTTTCCGTCTCCTCCAGTGGCAACTGCTGTGTCTGGTCTCCAATCCTCCCAGAGAGCAACGTAGTGGACGAACTGCCCGCTTTCGTACATTCGCCAGAACTCCTTGAACTCAAGCCAGTCTATCCAAGCTTCGCAGTAGGTCTTCTCAAGGCGAATTCCGGTGTCAGTATCCGTGTCCAACGGGTAGTGAGGATAATCCCACCCTCGCAAGTTGAGTGCATTCCTACGCACAATATCTTGGCAGTCACCAAGCGACTTGAGCTTTCGGGTCGCGGTCATCGGCTGGAAGTTCACGCGCCAATAGCCATGCGACTTGATTCTCTCGATCACTTGCCGATTCACAAACCCTCCAACTCATCATCCAGCATCTTCTTGGCACTCGGTTCTACGGCAAGGCCAAGCCCTTGAAGCCGATGCCACGATCGAATTGCGGCTCTCTCGACTACGTCGCGCATATCATTGGAATTGGAGATCGGGGCACTCTCGACTCGCCGATCTCTGGTGCGGTAATATATGGATCCCACATGCGTCTTAGCGGACTCTTTGCAGCAGATTACAGGTACTTCGTCAAAAGGCAGCACTTCGATGACGACATACTCTAGGCCTCCAGCGTCTTTCACACAATCAACTCGGAAACTGACGTGTGGGTCAGCGAAGGGGGAGATCTGGTCCCTCATCTCGTCCAGGACATAGCTCGCACTTTGATCTGGCGTCACTCCCTTGCGTACGAAATGACCTCTAGCATCCTGCTCGACGCCGACAATGAGGAATCCACCGTCCTGCACGTTAGACAGCGCTAGTATATGCCTCACAAAGGTCAACACATTCCATTCAATAGGGGCCTTGAAGTCGACGTGTTGCGTCTCTACTCCGCCCTCCAATATCCTCTCCAGTTCTCTGCTATTCATCGTGCTCCTTCGAGGCTGCTTGCCGACGCTTCGCCTTCCGCTTCTTCCCCGCGCGCGAGTCACCCTGCTTCTGAGAATCGGGCTCAGTACACTGGCCCTTCTTCTCCAGTGCCTCCACGCGCTCGCGCAGCGCCTGGATCTCATGGCTGAGTACACCCAAGTCAGCTTGGATGATGTTCGCGGTTGCATAGAGCGCTGGCAGAAGGGAATCGAACGTCGCGTACGCACCGAAAGGTGGATTGTGGATTCTCTCCTCAGTCAGTCGTCCAGAGGCATCTAGACGGCGGACCTCTATCCCGTGATCGAGGCCGATATCCCTGTGCGGCAGATGCGCATGAAGGGCGCGCCAGCCCTGCAACACCATTGGCACCAGGCCGATCAACGAGGCGACTGCGCCCGCGATGTAGAGAATCTCCAACCCAGTCTCGTGTTCGACGACTATCACACTGGTCTTCCCCCGACCGAGAATGTAGCCCTTTTCGTACTGGTCGAGCTTGACTTCTGTGCAGTCCAGCCCGGCTTCGCGCTTCAGGACGTCAACCAGTTCCTGGTAGTCGCGATAAGCACCCGCAAACCCACGGAGCTTCAATGACACGACTTGCTCGGGCATCGCCGAGAGTTGCTGCGCGGCCGCCGCAAACCTGCGCTTGAATTGTTCTTCTCTGTGGTTCATTCCTGTTCCTTCTTGGTCCTTTTCCTCTGCCCGGCCGGCAAGGCTGCGTTCGTCGGCTTCTGATGATGACCCGGCGAAGTGCTTGGAATCTCGTCGCCACGAGGGCCGTCACAAGCAGTGGGACATCGGCCGTTCGCCTGGTGCATGGGCGCGGCCTTACTTCCGATGGAAGTAACCTCCAGCGGGAACTTGGCCCAGTAAGACTGGTCTACATCCGGATAGAACCTGGACATGACTTCAACGAAGTGCCTGAGAGACCTGCTACACCTGCCCGGCAGCCGCCAAGCAACGCCATTATTCTCCAATTCCTCTTTGACGCTGTCCCAGGTCTTGGCGCGATCCAACGCTATAGCCATGAACTCGCTCTGTAGAGGTGTGAGCAAGTCCACGACCTTCGCCGGGACGCCAAGATTGCGTAGGGCATAGCCAGTGCATTGTACCACCTGCTGCGCCTCAATCTTGGTATCGTACCAACTCCCTCTCAGCCCGGCCGCGATCATCTCCCCGCATTCCACAAGAATGAAGTGAAATTGATGGCTCAGAGTGTTTCTCTCAGATGGAAACTCCTTGATAAACTCGCTCAGCTTCACGGTCGCGCCAAAAGGAGACGATGCCTAGCCCCGGCCTCGCCGGTGTCGAAGAAAGGACCTCAACTTGTGCGTCACACCCAGATCGCGAGGGCCGAACGCGTGAGGAAGAAGCTCGCTGATCGTGGTCCGAAGGACTTGTGTCATGTCCTTGTTGGAGCATATCACTTCAGCATCCGTTCCCGCTACTTGAGATGCCTCTAAAATAACTTGGCGACAACGGCCGCATGGGGTAACCACCGTCCCTCTCTTTGACTCTGGCTTCCCACCGATAATCGCGATCGATTCTATTCCGGCTTCACCGTCAGTATTCGCGGCCAGAATGGCCGCAACCTCGGCACAGACGCCTAGTCCGAAGGAGGCGTTCTCCATGAACGTACCAAGGTAGACCTTCCCAGTGCTCGTACGCACGGCAGCCCCCACCTGAAAGCCTGAGTATATGTTGTAGGCGTTCTTCATCACAGACCGCGCGGCTTTCAGCAGTCGCAGCTCGGATTTTGATAATCGGTCACATGAAACGTAGCCTTCACTCATCAGTCTCCTCCTGTTGCGGTAAGTATGTTAGCAATAATGTCAGCCCACTTCTGCGCAATGTGGCGCATCTCTTCTTCATCCTTAACTAGCTTGTCGACCTCAAGGATGCTGTCAAAGGCTATTACTCCCATCGGCGGCGACTTGCGATCCAAGGATCGCATCAGTGGCGCGGCTATCACGGTTCGAAGTTCAGGCAGGATGCCATCCCTGATCTCCGGGGGATACTGTTCCGTGTGCGTCGGTGGTAGACCTTCTATCACCACGCAACGGTTCTTGAAAGCCTTGCCCGTAATACCGAAGTCGAATGGCACAACGAGAGTGCGTTCGGGATCCGGTTCTGTATTGTAGGAGTATCGTGTCCATCGGGTCTGCGTCTTGGGGTCGTACATCGTGATGATGGCTCGTATGTGATGACGAGAATGTGGGTAGATTATCGACCTGCATGCAGCGGCCAGGATTTCCTGAATAATACGATCCCGGCCCGCCCGGAAGAGGCCTTGCTGGACTCCACCCAAGTAGTAGATGGTGAAGACGAGTGCAATGTCTGCTGCGAGAAGCACATTCCACCAGCCTAGCGACCATGCGCACGACAGCAGATTTCCGGTCCCCGTCTGCAGCACTGCTGCCGTTAGCAGATTCACGTAGACTCCCGAGAGAAGCGCAATCCCAAGGCTCGCGGCACCGGTGAGGAATCGCCTACGTCGTATGAGCCAGCTCCTCATCCCGGACCACCCTCTGACTTAGCTTGTCTTCCCGCCTTGATGCCGCAATGGGCACCGCACATGCTACACTGAATAGCTCCGTCTTCGAACGGGCGCCTACTCTCGAGCGCTAGCTTCGCGCCCTCTGGATACACGGCGGCTCTCCAGTCGCCTCGACATCCCGACTGCCATCTCGTTCTTGACATCCTTCGGTCGAGATCCATATTTCCGAGCTTTGCGATTTCTCCGCAATGCACCGCTATCTTGGTGGCCACTATGGCTTCCCTCAGATCATCTAGGCTCGGTAGCCCGATGTGCTCCGCTCTACTCATGCACGTGACGGCGTCTGCGCCCGAGGCAACGCACACCGCCGTGGCAATAGCGCCAGAGATGTGGTCAAAACCCAGCGCGGCGTCAGTGGCCATTGGTAGTACCCTGTATGGAACTCCAAAGCAGAGTTGCTTGGTCCTGCCGACGTGGTAGGGAATCCGGTTGATTGCCACATGTCCCACGCCTTCGATCATAACGCTCACGCCCGCGTGAGTGGCGCGATCTACAAGAGTACTCATGGTCTGTGCCTCGGCTTCGGACAAAGCATCCCAATCATCGCACACCGAAGCTGTCCTAAAACTCGTGCCCAAAGAGAGAGTGACACTGTACTTGACGAATGAGTCCAGTAGCCGGTCAAACTCCTGGTAGTAGGGATTCTGAAGGCCGGTCTGGCGCATGTACGAAGAGACGATGCCGCCTCCCTTGCTTGTCGTGGGGATGATCCGGCGACAACCCCTGAGTAGGCCGAGGTGTTCCTTCAGGAAGGACGCATGGATGGTAATCATGTCGATCCCACGACGGACTTGGGCCTCAACAATAGCTGCCGGCTCATCTGGTCGAACACTGCTGAGGTCTCCATCAGGGTGGCGGGCCGCCAGTTCGTAGCATGTCACTACGGAAACTGGTATGCTCAACTTCTCTACAAGTCTCACGTGAAAACCGGCAATGTCTCCCTCGAAGCTGTGGTCCGTCACGGCATCGACACCCAAGTCCTGCGCGGCATACGCCTTCTCGAACTCTACCTGTAAGTCATCAGCCGGCGTGGAACTGCCAACGCTCGCAATGACAAAGGTAGGTTGACCTTCACCACAGATGCGAGGCTGTATACCTCGCAGCTTGTTGCGCACAGAAAACGTCCGCATTAGGCGAGTCTCGTCCTCGTTCTAGCCACTGCTGCTAAGCGCGAAGAGTCGAAAAACTACGCCAGCCGCTCGTTTGCCGGGTCGAACGGAGGTGCTGTGACTATCAGGTATTTCAGTGACCCCGAGACCGAGTGCACTGTCCCCTTGCCAATTGCCACCAGGTCGTACTTACCCACGTCATAGGTTTCATCTGCAACTCGAACCTTGCCGTGTCCTTCGAGTATGAAGTAGATCCTGTCGCTCTTCGCATTTGTGACAGAAGGGTGATCCCCTTCAAGATTGGCTATTACACAGTCGAAGTTGAACCCCTTCCCATCAAACAGGTCCACTATGGTTAGGGCCTTGTCAACCCGCCTTACAGAGGCGGAAGCAGCTGTACGTTTCATGTTAGCTATCTCCTTTCTTCACTTGTGTCTGCATCCTCTATACTATGCGTAGGTAACCTATCCACGATCCGTCGCTCGGAGCAAGTCTGCCATTCTCCGCAGTCACCACCACACCATCGGCTTGATGAGCTTGAAGAACTCGAAGTCTTGTTTGGTCAGGTCGATGATCGTGCCGTCTTCGAACTCGACTGAGTCGGGTTTGATTCGGCGGATGCGCTTGCCGAGCAGGTTCGTGAGCGTCTCGGGCAGGTCGATGCCCTTGTACAACCGCGATAGGTCAACCTGCACGTTGTTCTCCCGCTAGTCCAGCCACTCTTGCGGAACGAGCTTTCGTCCCTCACGCCATTCTTCGAAGGCGACTACGTTGGGTATGTTGCCCCACACTTCGCGCGGCGCGTGATCCAGCACTATTACCTGTAGCCGGCCACCGCCGCTTCCAACCACATCACCCAACACTCTGAAGGCCTTGTGGACTGCAGCTATGTCTTCATCGCGAAGCTGCGGCTCCTGTAACTCGTCGTCCTCACGCACGACCAACTTCCTTGGGAAGTAAACTTGGCTCGGCTGATCCATCACGACAAATCCTGGAACTGGACTGTGCTTCAACGTCAGAAAGAACTGCTGGAGACCTAGGAAAACCGCAATGTGGTAGGAAAGCCAATTGGAGCCACTCCCGATTTCCGAAAGGTAGTCTTCGCGACTTGCGCCCGTCACCTTCACCGTCAAGTCGTCAATGTCGAGTGAAACGGGGTCTTCCGGGCGTTCACAATCAAGCATTGGGATGAGCCGAGCTGCGTTGTTGTTCACTATTTTGAGGGCGCGCCGCTTCCTTGCCTCCAAGTTCTGCCCGGCCAGTTCCTCCTGCAGGGCCGTCACTCTGGCCCGCAGTCCGCTGACCTCAGCACGGAGTTCGGCGTCCTCCCCGAGGCGACGGTGGAGTTGCAGGGCGTTCTCCAGATTCCCGACGAAACGTTCTACCTTCTTTGCCTGGAACTGCTGTGTTCTTGCTTCATCTGATCGCTGTGACAGTGCGTCCTTGCGGATACGGATGGCTTTCAGTCTTTCCGTTACATCGCTCAACGCCGCCTGTACCCGTTCCGTCTCTCGCTCAAACGCGGCGGGGATATCCTGACTAGTGCCTGCTTCTTTCTCGATCCTGTGCAACGAGTCCACCATCTCCGCCAGTCTAGCGCTGCTCGACTCCATGCGAGCGCCACATATCGGACAGTCCTCCTCCCCCGACGCGTGCTGACCAAGCCAGTCCGCGATCTGCAGCCGATCACGTTGGATGCGCAATGCATCGCCGTAGCTTGACGCGCTCTCCCTAATCCTGGTCATCTCAGTCAGTCTGCGGCGCAGCGCGGTTAGTTCGTGCGACACCGCTGTCTCCTCGTCCTCAAGTCCATTGAGTTCCTTTATTGCCGCAGAAACGGTACTCTGGCTAACGGCAATCGTGGCGTCTGTCTTCTTCACCAGACCATCGAGTGCGTCGAGCATCTGGTCACGACTCAGCTCGCCATTCTCAGGAGGAGGGAGCAGACCGAGCTCGCGGGCTTCACTGACCTTGGCGCGTAACTCGCCCGTCCATTCTGCAGAGACGGCCTCGGCCTTCGTCAATTCACTCTCCTTCCGCCGAAGCTCGCGTCTGAGTCGACCTAGCTCATGCTGCTTGGCGAGAAGCGCTGGTGTGATTGCTCCAAGCACGTACGGGAATATACGCCGCAGTTTCTCGCGATGTTCGTAGTGGTCTGTCTTGAAGAATAGAACTTCCGGATTAGCCACCACGTTCTGTGGCTGAAACACTAAGGCCATTAGATCCCGGAAGCTTGGGCGAGCTTCGAAACCACCGGACTCGCCGCGCTCGGAGAAATCAAGGTTCGAGAGACCGGCCACCTCATCTAGCAGATGTCTAACATTGTCGGCGGTTGTATTCTTCGTAATCTCGTCAGGTATCGCAGTTATCTCAGGCGCTTCGAGCAGGAACATGTCATCGGTACAGCGGTGTTCGCCTGGCTCAAGCCTCGCGAGCAACTTCTCTCCTGACTCGGTCTTGACAACGATGCCGAACCATTGACAGGCATCCCGTATTGTCTTCACTGGAATGGAGCAACTACCCGCGCCCAGGCAATAGTCAATAATCGGAATCACGGCGGACTTGCCTGTCCTGGATGCGCCGCTGATCACGGTCACTTTGCCGAGCCCAAAAGGCAACCGGCGTGGAGGAAGAGACGGTTTGCGCGGCCAAAGGATGAGTTCCTTGAGCTGGAAGTACATGTCAGAACCTCACTTTCAGTGTCGCCGCAACTTCGTGAATCGTCAGTCTGCCGCACCAAGCTCCGAGTCGTTCCGCGCTCTTCATCAGTCGACGAGTCTCTGGGGGCATCCCCGCTCCAGCGGGCGTCCGAGAGAGCGGTATCGCGGCGGCATCTGTGCTCAGGCCAATGAGATGCGCCATGAGTGCAATTCTTAGAGATTCCCGGGTAAGGGTCCTGAGTGCCGCGGCTCGATCATGCACAGCTAGCAGGACATCCTGCATTGAGTTCTCGGATTTTCCGAACTTGGTGGCAAAGGCCCGCAGTCCGGAAGCCCCCTGAGTGCTAGCGACAATTGACTCGGTTTGCTCGTGCAGCACGATCGGCAGAACGACAAACAGAAGTGGAAGTGGCACTGGCTCATGCGTCGGGTGTTCCTGTGTGTAGCCGCAGGCGAACCGCCAGAGCAACCCCGCGCCCAATGCGGGATTCTGCACATTTCGGGTCTCCTGGGCGAGAGTCTTCATGGTTGTCCGCCGGTTCTCTTCCTTGCCAGGGCGTTGCGGTAGTCGGGATGCCACCCTATGGACATGTCATCCGCCAAGCGGTGGAAGCAACCTGGGATGAAGTGATCTGGTGGTACCATTCCTTGCACCTGTGTTCGGTGCTGCATACATCCGGTGTATACAAACTGCCCCTGTTCGACCGGCGCTCTGTCGCGATGCTCGAGCAGCTTCTCCTGTTTGACGTTGCGCCACGTGCGGTGCAAAGCGTCGTCGAGGTCAATGAATGACTCCTCATGCACTTCGCCTGTCTTGCTCCAGTACGTTCTGTCATAGCACGCGCGAAGGTAATCGCTGATGGCCCCGAGTTTGTCCTCGTACCCCAACTCGATCATTTCGAGCTGCTGCACGAAATCCCTGGACATCTCTGCATCCTTCTCGTCTTCGGAGAACCTCGGTGCGAAACTCCTCAGTATTGTGTCCCTGTCTATTCTGGTCACGTATGCCGTGTACTCGCGGTGAAAGTCGTCTCGACTGATGACTGCGGGAACAGCCTTCTCGAGCCGCGAGTCAACCTGATGTTTGACCCAGCCGCAGAGCTTGTCTCGAACGTCATGTACCCGGTTCGGGGAGATCGGGGCATTGGTCAGTAAGCCCTGAAGGTCGGCACTCGGGCTCGTGCTCGCACATTCGAGCCGAAACCCAACGATCATGGGAATGACGAGTTCCTCAGGGGCCGACAATACCGGGTCTACGAAGCGAGCCAGACCTGCCGGCAAACGCCTCCGAATCTCCTGGGTGGGCGGAGTTCCCCAGAGGCGGGTGCGCGCCGAGTCCAGGGCCGATCTCGCTTTCTCTGTGCTATTCGCGGCATGAAAGGAATCCACAATGTCGCCGCCCACTTGCCTTGATACGTATATCTCAAACACCGTCTTCTTAGGGTCGATGTCGCCACGTTCGATGAGCTTGAGCCAATTGCACAGGGTCTTCCAGAATGGAATAGCTCGGTCGGAGACGGGATTGTCACCAAGTGAACTCTTGGTCTGGACGAGTCTAGTCTCGCCATCAACCGATTGTTGTGCAACGTCGTCGAGCACCTCAAGACTGCAGTATGTCCCTACACCTGCCTGCAGAAGCAGTGCGGTAAGGCGGGTGTACTGGAGGCTGAACCCAAGGGCCTGTGCCGGGGCGACCGCGGGCACTTGCGGTGTCGCAGAAGACAAAGAGGTAGAGCCCTTCATCTCTCAGGAAAGCCGATGATCCTGTACGGACGTGACAGACCAATCACCAGCGTGTTCATTCCCTGACTGTACCAGCGCGGACTC from bacterium includes:
- a CDS encoding ATP-binding protein encodes the protein MNSRELERILEGGVETQHVDFKAPIEWNVLTFVRHILALSNVQDGGFLIVGVEQDARGHFVRKGVTPDQSASYVLDEMRDQISPFADPHVSFRVDCVKDAGGLEYVVIEVLPFDEVPVICCKESAKTHVGSIYYRTRDRRVESAPISNSNDMRDVVERAAIRSWHRLQGLGLAVEPSAKKMLDDELEGL
- a CDS encoding cytidine deaminase, with the translated sequence MSEGYVSCDRLSKSELRLLKAARSVMKNAYNIYSGFQVGAAVRTSTGKVYLGTFMENASFGLGVCAEVAAILAANTDGEAGIESIAIIGGKPESKRGTVVTPCGRCRQVILEASQVAGTDAEVICSNKDMTQVLRTTISELLPHAFGPRDLGVTHKLRSFLRHRRGRG
- a CDS encoding phosphomethylpyrimidine synthase ThiC, producing the protein MRNKLRGIQPRICGEGQPTFVIASVGSSTPADDLQVEFEKAYAAQDLGVDAVTDHSFEGDIAGFHVRLVEKLSIPVSVVTCYELAARHPDGDLSSVRPDEPAAIVEAQVRRGIDMITIHASFLKEHLGLLRGCRRIIPTTSKGGGIVSSYMRQTGLQNPYYQEFDRLLDSFVKYSVTLSLGTSFRTASVCDDWDALSEAEAQTMSTLVDRATHAGVSVMIEGVGHVAINRIPYHVGRTKQLCFGVPYRVLPMATDAALGFDHISGAIATAVCVASGADAVTCMSRAEHIGLPSLDDLREAIVATKIAVHCGEIAKLGNMDLDRRMSRTRWQSGCRGDWRAAVYPEGAKLALESRRPFEDGAIQCSMCGAHCGIKAGRQAKSEGGPG
- a CDS encoding DUF3732 domain-containing protein yields the protein MKTIRDACQWFGIVVKTESGEKLLARLEPGEHRCTDDMFLLEAPEITAIPDEITKNTTADNVRHLLDEVAGLSNLDFSERGESGGFEARPSFRDLMALVFQPQNVVANPEVLFFKTDHYEHREKLRRIFPYVLGAITPALLAKQHELGRLRRELRRKESELTKAEAVSAEWTGELRAKVSEARELGLLPPPENGELSRDQMLDALDGLVKKTDATIAVSQSTVSAAIKELNGLEDEETAVSHELTALRRRLTEMTRIRESASSYGDALRIQRDRLQIADWLGQHASGEEDCPICGARMESSSARLAEMVDSLHRIEKEAGTSQDIPAAFERETERVQAALSDVTERLKAIRIRKDALSQRSDEARTQQFQAKKVERFVGNLENALQLHRRLGEDAELRAEVSGLRARVTALQEELAGQNLEARKRRALKIVNNNAARLIPMLDCERPEDPVSLDIDDLTVKVTGASREDYLSEIGSGSNWLSYHIAVFLGLQQFFLTLKHSPVPGFVVMDQPSQVYFPRKLVVREDDELQEPQLRDEDIAAVHKAFRVLGDVVGSGGGRLQVIVLDHAPREVWGNIPNVVAFEEWREGRKLVPQEWLD
- a CDS encoding three component ABC system middle component; its protein translation is MKTLAQETRNVQNPALGAGLLWRFACGYTQEHPTHEPVPLPLLFVVLPIVLHEQTESIVASTQGASGLRAFATKFGKSENSMQDVLLAVHDRAAALRTLTRESLRIALMAHLIGLSTDAAAIPLSRTPAGAGMPPETRRLMKSAERLGAWCGRLTIHEVAATLKVRF
- a CDS encoding ABC-three component system protein; protein product: MSSATPQVPAVAPAQALGFSLQYTRLTALLLQAGVGTYCSLEVLDDVAQQSVDGETRLVQTKSSLGDNPVSDRAIPFWKTLCNWLKLIERGDIDPKKTVFEIYVSRQVGGDIVDSFHAANSTEKARSALDSARTRLWGTPPTQEIRRRLPAGLARFVDPVLSAPEELVIPMIVGFRLECASTSPSADLQGLLTNAPISPNRVHDVRDKLCGWVKHQVDSRLEKAVPAVISRDDFHREYTAYVTRIDRDTILRSFAPRFSEDEKDAEMSRDFVQQLEMIELGYEDKLGAISDYLRACYDRTYWSKTGEVHEESFIDLDDALHRTWRNVKQEKLLEHRDRAPVEQGQFVYTGCMQHRTQVQGMVPPDHFIPGCFHRLADDMSIGWHPDYRNALARKRTGGQP